The Paraburkholderia sabiae genome includes a region encoding these proteins:
- a CDS encoding ligase-associated DNA damage response DEXH box helicase produces MTDPTDPERNAARAGIAAGTDSNGDSSDASRIDDAASGETRRRAPRPRRIPKAHVERPPEAFTSAAYAPEPDKTNVPFEARVQQWFDARQWQPFEFQREVWREIAAGSSGLLHATTGAGKTWAVWFGAMAAYGDHAPRALADPLTVLWITPMRALAADTARALQSAARELAVPWTIGLRTGDTSSTERARQSRRMPSALVTTPESLSLMLTRSDAREELKHVRLVIVDEWHELLGNKRGTQTQLALAHLARWRADLQVWGLSATLGNLSFAADVLLAPVRTPRVSVSGMQPKTLIIDTLIPETIERFPWGGHLGTRQVEPVAEGIDEARTSLVFTNTRSQAEIWYQALLALRPDWAGLIALHHGSLAQEVREWVEDGLKNGKLKAVVCTSSLDLGVDFLPVERVFQIGSPKGVARLMQRAGRSGHAPGRASRITIVPTHALELVEAAAARRAVEARRIEGRETPRKPFDVLVQHLVTVAVGGGFKAPELFDEVRTTFAYRDLPQQEFDWALAFVERGGPSLRAYPDFHRVVRDEDGVYRVQRDDLIRRHRNNVGTIVANATLHVAWLTGGRIGSMEESFISRLKPGDVFTFGGRALELVRVRDMTAYVRRASSSRGAMPQWAGSKMPLSSELADAALAILAEAGRGDYVEPEMIAIRPLLELQANWSALPEAGVLVAEMLRTREGHHFFCYPFAGRIAHIGLASLLGWRAAREQPGTFSIAANDYGFELLSSQPFDWPTLIEEGLFSPTRLAGDIMDSLNASELAMRRFREIARVAGLVYQAHPGQQKSARQLQASSGLFYEVFRKHDSDNLLLAQADTEVMLQELELDRMKRALDAMSTSRLALTRPKKPTPFAFPLIVGRIREKVSTEKLADRIERMLAELDKAAR; encoded by the coding sequence ATGACCGATCCGACCGATCCTGAGCGCAACGCAGCGCGAGCCGGAATCGCCGCCGGGACGGATTCCAATGGCGATTCATCCGATGCATCGCGCATCGACGATGCAGCCAGCGGCGAAACGCGCCGCCGCGCGCCGCGTCCTCGTCGGATACCGAAGGCGCATGTCGAGCGGCCTCCGGAAGCGTTCACATCGGCGGCTTACGCGCCCGAGCCCGACAAGACCAACGTGCCGTTCGAAGCGCGCGTGCAGCAGTGGTTCGATGCGCGGCAATGGCAACCGTTCGAGTTCCAGCGTGAAGTGTGGCGCGAAATCGCGGCGGGATCGAGCGGCCTGCTGCATGCGACGACGGGCGCGGGCAAAACATGGGCCGTCTGGTTCGGCGCGATGGCGGCATACGGCGATCATGCGCCGCGTGCGCTCGCCGATCCGTTGACCGTGCTCTGGATTACGCCGATGCGCGCGCTCGCCGCCGACACCGCTCGCGCGTTACAAAGCGCGGCGCGCGAACTCGCGGTGCCGTGGACGATCGGCTTGCGCACGGGCGACACGAGTTCGACCGAGCGCGCGCGCCAGAGCCGCCGCATGCCGAGCGCGCTCGTCACGACGCCCGAAAGCCTGTCGCTGATGCTCACGCGCAGCGATGCGCGCGAAGAACTGAAGCATGTGCGCCTCGTGATCGTCGATGAGTGGCACGAACTGCTCGGCAACAAGCGCGGCACGCAGACACAACTCGCGCTCGCGCATCTCGCGCGCTGGCGCGCCGATTTGCAGGTTTGGGGACTGTCGGCGACGCTCGGCAATCTCTCGTTCGCCGCCGACGTCCTGCTCGCGCCCGTGCGCACACCGCGCGTGTCCGTGAGCGGCATGCAGCCGAAGACGCTGATCATCGACACGCTGATTCCCGAGACGATCGAACGCTTTCCGTGGGGCGGTCATCTCGGCACGCGTCAGGTCGAACCGGTTGCGGAAGGCATCGACGAAGCGCGCACGTCGCTCGTGTTCACCAATACGCGCTCGCAGGCGGAGATCTGGTATCAGGCGCTGCTCGCGCTGCGTCCCGACTGGGCGGGACTGATCGCGCTTCATCACGGCTCGCTCGCGCAGGAAGTGCGCGAATGGGTCGAGGACGGTTTGAAGAACGGCAAGCTGAAGGCCGTCGTGTGCACGTCGAGCCTCGATCTCGGCGTCGACTTTCTGCCCGTCGAGCGTGTGTTCCAGATCGGCTCGCCGAAAGGCGTCGCGCGGCTGATGCAGCGCGCGGGACGCTCGGGCCACGCACCAGGCCGCGCGTCGCGCATCACGATCGTGCCGACGCATGCGCTCGAACTCGTCGAAGCCGCGGCAGCGCGCCGTGCGGTGGAAGCGCGGCGCATCGAAGGCCGTGAAACGCCGCGCAAGCCCTTCGACGTGCTCGTCCAGCATCTCGTCACGGTCGCGGTCGGCGGCGGCTTCAAGGCGCCCGAACTGTTCGACGAAGTTCGCACGACCTTCGCGTATCGCGACCTGCCGCAGCAGGAATTCGACTGGGCGCTCGCGTTCGTCGAGCGCGGCGGTCCATCGCTGCGCGCGTATCCGGACTTTCATCGCGTCGTGCGCGACGAGGACGGCGTGTATCGCGTGCAGCGCGACGATCTGATCCGCCGACACCGCAACAACGTCGGCACCATCGTGGCGAACGCGACGCTGCACGTCGCGTGGCTCACGGGCGGCCGGATCGGCTCGATGGAAGAGTCGTTCATCTCGCGCCTCAAACCCGGCGACGTGTTCACGTTCGGCGGCCGGGCGCTCGAACTGGTGCGCGTGCGCGACATGACCGCCTATGTGCGTCGCGCGAGTTCGTCGCGAGGCGCGATGCCGCAATGGGCGGGCAGCAAGATGCCGTTGTCGTCGGAACTGGCGGACGCGGCGCTCGCGATACTCGCCGAAGCCGGGCGCGGCGACTACGTCGAACCGGAAATGATCGCGATCCGTCCGTTGCTGGAGTTGCAGGCGAACTGGTCGGCGTTGCCCGAAGCAGGCGTGCTGGTCGCCGAAATGCTGCGCACGCGCGAAGGCCATCACTTCTTCTGCTATCCGTTCGCGGGACGCATCGCGCATATCGGCCTTGCGTCGCTGCTCGGCTGGCGCGCGGCGCGCGAACAGCCCGGCACGTTCTCGATTGCCGCCAACGATTACGGCTTTGAACTGCTGTCGTCGCAGCCATTCGACTGGCCGACGCTGATCGAAGAAGGTCTCTTTTCCCCGACGCGTCTTGCCGGCGACATCATGGACAGCCTCAACGCGTCCGAACTCGCGATGCGGCGCTTTCGCGAAATCGCGCGCGTCGCGGGTCTGGTTTATCAGGCGCATCCGGGACAACAAAAAAGCGCGCGGCAGTTGCAGGCATCGAGCGGCCTGTTTTACGAGGTTTTTCGCAAGCACGACAGCGACAACCTGCTGCTCGCACAGGCCGATACGGAAGTGATGCTGCAGGAACTGGAACTCGATCGCATGAAGCGCGCGCTCGATGCGATGAGCACGAGCCGACTCGCGTTGACGCGCCCGAAAAAGCCGACGCCGTTTGCGTTTCCGCTGATCGTCGGGCGCATTCGCGAGAAGGTCAGCACCGAGAAGCTCGCGGACCGCATCGAGCGCATGCTCGCCGAACTCGACAAGGCCGCGCGCTGA
- a CDS encoding MaoC family dehydratase, whose amino-acid sequence MNELNGYDFEDLRPGMSATFAKTITEADILLFAGASGDINAVHINEQFAQTTPFKGRIAHGMLTASIISATIAGRLPGPGTIYLGQNLRFKAPVRPGDTVQAEVTIKELIAEKRRVVLSTVCTVDGKVVIDGDAVVMPTSRDAQIKASAGLAAANA is encoded by the coding sequence ATGAACGAGCTGAACGGATACGACTTCGAAGACCTGCGTCCTGGCATGAGCGCCACGTTCGCCAAGACCATCACGGAGGCGGACATTCTGTTGTTCGCGGGTGCTTCGGGCGACATCAACGCGGTCCACATCAACGAACAATTCGCGCAAACCACACCCTTCAAGGGACGCATTGCGCACGGGATGCTGACGGCGAGCATCATCTCCGCGACGATCGCGGGCCGCCTGCCCGGTCCCGGCACCATCTATCTCGGACAAAACCTGCGCTTCAAGGCCCCCGTTCGTCCCGGCGATACGGTGCAGGCGGAAGTCACGATCAAGGAACTGATCGCCGAAAAACGCCGCGTGGTGTTGTCGACGGTATGCACGGTCGACGGTAAGGTTGTGATCGACGGCGATGCAGTGGTCATGCCCACGTCGCGCGATGCGCAGATCAAGGCAAGCGCCGGGCTTGCGGCAGCAAACGCGTAA
- a CDS encoding hypervirulence associated TUDOR domain-containing protein → MSHRLKTGDRVTWNTPQGPTTGTVVRRIIRDTELDGQNVAASKDDPHYEVESEKSGEHAVRSAEGLEKVHKH, encoded by the coding sequence ATGTCCCATCGACTCAAAACAGGCGATCGCGTCACGTGGAACACTCCGCAAGGCCCAACGACAGGCACGGTCGTCCGCCGGATCATCCGGGATACGGAACTCGACGGTCAGAATGTTGCCGCGTCGAAGGACGACCCGCATTACGAGGTCGAAAGCGAGAAAAGCGGTGAACACGCGGTGCGGTCCGCGGAGGGACTGGAAAAGGTGCACAAGCACTGA
- a CDS encoding alpha/beta hydrolase, with product MFDPSLLGRLSFTPAQAVKGPFPPGRNRLGIAGERDAILYVPAGLELDRPVPLFVMFHGAGGFPEKVLPYIEEHAERDKFLVLAPHSLYPTWDIVIGGSGPDLERLDRALVEVTSRYAIDRTRLAFAGFSDGASYALSMGITNGDIASHVIAFSGGFMSVFTQEGAPRVFIAHGLSDEQLPIETSGRANATKLKAAGYDVQYIEFNGLHAIQPAVVGMAVQFFLG from the coding sequence ATGTTCGATCCATCGCTGCTTGGCCGACTGTCCTTCACGCCCGCGCAGGCCGTCAAAGGTCCCTTTCCGCCCGGCCGCAACCGGCTAGGCATTGCTGGCGAACGTGACGCGATCCTGTATGTGCCGGCCGGCCTCGAACTGGATCGACCCGTGCCGCTCTTCGTGATGTTTCATGGCGCAGGCGGTTTCCCGGAAAAGGTTCTGCCCTACATCGAAGAACACGCCGAACGCGACAAATTCCTCGTCCTCGCGCCACATTCGCTGTACCCAACGTGGGACATCGTAATCGGCGGCAGCGGCCCGGATCTGGAGCGGCTCGACCGCGCGCTCGTCGAAGTAACATCGCGCTATGCGATCGATCGCACTCGTCTCGCTTTCGCAGGATTCTCCGATGGCGCGAGCTACGCGCTGTCGATGGGCATCACGAACGGCGACATCGCGAGCCACGTGATCGCGTTTTCCGGCGGCTTCATGTCGGTGTTCACACAGGAAGGCGCGCCCAGAGTCTTCATCGCGCACGGCTTGAGCGACGAACAGTTGCCCATCGAAACCAGCGGCCGCGCAAACGCGACCAAGCTGAAAGCGGCGGGCTACGACGTGCAATACATCGAATTCAATGGGCTGCATGCCATCCAGCCTGCCGTCGTCGGCATGGCCGTGCAGTTCTTTCTCGGCTAG
- a CDS encoding PHA/PHB synthase family protein: MKMPFSMPDEFASGWVKAGFNFWRALPLSNEAGNETGNTRKTLTQASADYWRQQTALFTSVLTSTAGGKFASQPVVQPEQGDRRFHAEDWSNNGWYSLLKQHYLITARMLEDMVEASTLDEKEKHKLRFYTRQFIDLASPTNYAATNPEVIRHALESNGSSLVSGATRLLEDMKDGCISITDRSAFEVGRSVAASEGSVVFENELFQLIQYAPLTPTVARRPLVIVPPCINKFYILDLQPDNSFVRFACEQGLTVFLVSWRNPDETMSDTQWDAYLESGVMKALEVARTITRADKVNALGWCVGGTMLSSALAVMRAKGDDTVASATLLTALLDFSEPGDLGVFIDETGVSMREHTIGRGGLYPGRELGFVFQTLRANDLIWPYVVNNYLKGKTPAAFDLLYWNADTTNLPGPMYSWYLRNMYLENSLRVPNRLRMCGTPVDLGRIDMPAYLLATEEDHIVPWRSAYQSTQLLGGDTEFVLGASGHIAGVINPASRNKRSYWTGGTPDSDAEQWLTGATRQAGSWWNHWIRWVKQHAGDEVKARTTPGSAKYKPIEPAPGRYVKVRAD; encoded by the coding sequence ATGAAGATGCCATTTAGCATGCCCGACGAATTCGCGTCGGGCTGGGTCAAAGCCGGGTTCAATTTCTGGCGTGCGCTGCCGCTGTCGAATGAAGCGGGCAATGAAACGGGCAACACGCGCAAGACGCTCACACAGGCAAGCGCCGATTACTGGCGACAGCAGACCGCGCTGTTCACGAGCGTGTTGACGAGTACGGCGGGCGGCAAGTTCGCATCGCAGCCGGTGGTTCAGCCGGAGCAAGGCGACCGCCGCTTCCATGCCGAAGACTGGTCGAACAATGGCTGGTATAGCCTGCTCAAGCAGCACTACCTGATCACCGCGCGCATGCTCGAAGACATGGTCGAGGCGAGCACGCTCGATGAAAAAGAAAAGCACAAGCTGCGCTTTTACACGCGCCAGTTCATCGATCTCGCGAGTCCGACGAACTATGCCGCGACCAATCCCGAAGTCATCCGGCACGCGCTCGAATCGAACGGCAGCAGTCTCGTGTCGGGCGCGACCCGCTTGCTGGAGGACATGAAGGACGGCTGCATTTCGATCACCGATCGCAGCGCGTTCGAAGTGGGCCGCAGCGTGGCAGCGTCGGAAGGCTCGGTCGTGTTCGAGAATGAACTGTTTCAGCTGATCCAGTACGCGCCCCTCACACCGACCGTCGCGCGACGGCCGCTCGTGATCGTTCCGCCCTGCATCAACAAGTTCTACATTCTCGATCTGCAACCCGACAACTCGTTCGTGCGCTTCGCGTGTGAACAGGGCCTGACGGTCTTTCTGGTGTCGTGGCGGAATCCGGATGAAACGATGTCAGATACGCAATGGGACGCGTATCTCGAGAGCGGCGTGATGAAGGCACTCGAAGTCGCGCGGACGATCACCCGCGCGGACAAGGTCAATGCGTTGGGCTGGTGCGTCGGCGGCACGATGCTGTCGTCGGCGCTCGCCGTGATGCGCGCGAAGGGCGACGACACCGTCGCGAGCGCGACGCTGCTGACGGCGCTGCTCGACTTCAGCGAACCCGGCGATCTGGGCGTGTTCATCGACGAAACCGGCGTGTCGATGCGCGAGCACACGATCGGTCGCGGCGGCCTCTATCCGGGACGCGAACTCGGTTTCGTGTTTCAGACGCTGCGCGCCAACGATCTGATCTGGCCGTACGTCGTGAACAACTATCTGAAGGGCAAGACGCCCGCCGCGTTCGACCTGCTCTACTGGAACGCGGACACGACCAACCTGCCCGGCCCGATGTACAGCTGGTATCTGCGCAACATGTATCTGGAGAACAGCCTGCGCGTGCCGAACCGGCTGAGGATGTGCGGCACGCCCGTGGATCTCGGGCGCATCGACATGCCTGCGTATCTGCTCGCGACCGAGGAAGATCACATCGTGCCGTGGCGCTCCGCGTATCAGTCGACGCAATTGCTCGGCGGTGACACGGAGTTCGTGCTCGGTGCGAGCGGCCATATCGCCGGCGTCATCAATCCAGCGTCAAGAAACAAGCGCAGCTACTGGACGGGCGGCACGCCGGACAGCGATGCGGAGCAATGGCTGACGGGCGCGACGCGACAAGCGGGCAGCTGGTGGAATCACTGGATCCGCTGGGTCAAGCAGCATGCGGGCGACGAAGTGAAGGCGCGCACGACCCCCGGCAGCGCGAAGTACAAGCCCATCGAACCCGCGCCGGGCCGTTACGTCAAAGTGCGCGCCGACTGA
- the pdeM gene encoding ligase-associated DNA damage response endonuclease PdeM produces the protein MTFETVTVEAGGHPLLLSAQRAAFDPQLKCLLIADAHFGKDAVFRAHGVPVPAGATTDDLARLDSLIHAHRPESIVFLGDLLHGRESLGSETMDALHAWRERHAPVRVVMVEGNHDRNAGLLPPSFGVETVFEPWMLGPWALCHYPQAVDGAYVLAGHQHPVYVIASRADTVRVPCFRFSARCGVLPAFGAFTGGFVVNHSADDAAIYAVAQNRVIAVRECR, from the coding sequence ATGACATTCGAAACCGTCACCGTCGAAGCGGGTGGTCATCCGTTGCTGCTGTCGGCACAACGTGCCGCGTTCGATCCGCAACTGAAATGCCTGTTGATCGCCGATGCGCATTTCGGCAAGGACGCCGTGTTCCGCGCGCACGGTGTGCCCGTGCCCGCCGGCGCAACGACCGACGATCTCGCACGGCTCGATTCATTGATCCACGCGCATCGGCCGGAATCGATCGTGTTTCTCGGCGATCTGCTGCATGGCCGCGAATCGCTCGGCAGCGAGACGATGGATGCGCTCCACGCGTGGCGCGAGCGGCATGCGCCCGTTCGCGTCGTGATGGTCGAAGGCAATCACGATCGCAATGCCGGATTGTTGCCGCCGTCGTTCGGCGTCGAAACGGTGTTCGAGCCGTGGATGTTGGGGCCGTGGGCGTTGTGTCACTATCCGCAGGCCGTCGACGGCGCGTATGTGCTGGCGGGCCACCAGCATCCTGTCTATGTGATCGCGAGCCGCGCGGACACCGTACGCGTGCCCTGCTTCCGTTTCTCCGCGCGCTGCGGTGTGCTGCCTGCGTTCGGCGCATTCACGGGCGGCTTCGTCGTCAATCACTCCGCCGACGACGCGGCGATTTATGCCGTCGCACAGAATCGCGTGATCGCCGTGCGCGAGTGTCGTTAG
- a CDS encoding MarR family winged helix-turn-helix transcriptional regulator: MGTAVKKGKGQSAGSAAAQADDLPALGDLRDLVSFQLRQLSNIYTKGSSSAYELRFGLTMNEWRCIALLHGKRGMSMNRLAEHAQFDRGLASRTVRGLEERGLLAREADASDGRGVIITLTKSGKALVSEVFPVAEERNARLLSCLTRAEREMLPGILEKLTHQARAMLDQEREEAELRSEED; this comes from the coding sequence GTGGGAACGGCGGTTAAAAAAGGAAAAGGGCAATCGGCCGGTAGCGCGGCCGCGCAAGCAGACGACCTGCCCGCGTTGGGCGATTTGCGCGACCTGGTCTCGTTTCAGCTGCGTCAGCTGTCGAACATCTACACGAAGGGCTCGTCGAGCGCGTACGAACTCCGTTTCGGTCTCACGATGAATGAGTGGCGCTGCATCGCGCTGCTGCACGGCAAGCGCGGCATGTCGATGAATCGACTCGCGGAGCATGCGCAGTTCGATCGCGGGCTCGCGAGCCGCACGGTGCGCGGCCTCGAAGAGCGAGGTCTGCTCGCACGCGAGGCCGATGCATCCGACGGCCGCGGCGTCATCATCACGTTGACAAAAAGCGGCAAGGCGCTGGTGTCGGAAGTGTTCCCCGTCGCGGAAGAGCGCAATGCGCGCTTGCTGTCGTGCCTCACGCGTGCGGAGCGGGAGATGTTGCCGGGCATACTGGAAAAGCTGACGCATCAGGCGCGCGCGATGCTCGATCAGGAGCGCGAGGAAGCGGAGCTTCGGTCGGAAGAGGATTGA
- a CDS encoding AAA family ATPase: MDFEIPESLVHPLLAMIESGSPLARQLNQHGACHGSMVVSSKLFDSRALNTLYSLSKANNERALMFQMLALDNIYNAPQARTIPSLEQLVAGLIAYLTRDPIDGWLYSRAKDGTLLPWLVRRMRLVEPDQGTPYVVIDMLANTMQSANSERTEHHLRLSGMTTSLVINRHDIVDRTIPELLAEFGFYKECAEFKHEYERHAERFLQFQPRFGAQFVVSKAAFTVDPKNGAELVRIPDGVIAKCVNDEETLERRFQATADAGFWRGASIDSGFDKVPLHCYVCLFHLEWHSNIWVHVQHIDEYRYQPELRDKLVLPNNHRDLIDILTSKTNVFVQDFVPGKSGGTTILCQGAPGLGKTLTAEVYSEVVGKPLYRVHSGQLGTTAASVGAALSGILQRATRWDAILLLDEADVYIRRRDNDLEHNAIVAEFLRTLEYFNGLLFMTTNRIDDVDDAILSRCIAKIHYETPPRIDAMRLWKLLAEQLGADLSDDLIDALTNAWPQASGRDIKELLKLTTRYCRAKEIPLSEDAFRICASFRGHA; encoded by the coding sequence ATGGACTTTGAAATACCGGAATCGCTGGTGCATCCGCTGCTCGCGATGATCGAATCGGGATCGCCGCTCGCAAGACAACTCAATCAGCACGGCGCATGTCACGGCAGCATGGTCGTGTCGAGCAAGCTGTTCGATTCCCGGGCGCTCAACACGCTCTATTCGCTGAGCAAGGCGAACAACGAACGTGCGCTGATGTTCCAGATGCTCGCGCTCGACAACATCTACAACGCGCCGCAAGCGCGCACGATACCGAGCCTCGAACAGCTGGTGGCGGGCCTGATCGCGTATCTGACGCGCGACCCGATCGACGGCTGGCTGTACAGCCGCGCGAAGGACGGCACGCTGCTGCCGTGGCTCGTGCGCCGCATGCGGCTCGTCGAACCCGATCAGGGCACGCCGTATGTCGTGATCGACATGCTCGCGAACACGATGCAATCCGCGAACTCCGAGCGCACCGAGCATCACTTGCGGCTTTCGGGCATGACGACGTCGCTCGTGATCAACCGGCACGATATTGTCGATCGCACGATTCCGGAGTTGCTCGCCGAATTCGGCTTCTACAAGGAATGCGCCGAGTTCAAGCACGAATACGAGCGGCACGCGGAGCGCTTTCTGCAGTTCCAGCCGCGTTTTGGCGCACAGTTCGTCGTATCGAAGGCAGCGTTCACGGTCGATCCGAAAAACGGAGCGGAGCTGGTCCGCATTCCCGACGGCGTGATCGCGAAATGCGTGAATGATGAAGAGACGCTGGAGCGCCGTTTCCAGGCGACGGCCGACGCAGGGTTCTGGCGCGGCGCGAGCATCGACAGCGGCTTCGACAAGGTGCCGCTGCATTGCTACGTGTGCCTGTTTCATCTGGAATGGCACAGCAATATCTGGGTGCATGTGCAGCACATCGACGAGTATCGCTATCAGCCTGAACTGCGCGACAAGCTCGTGTTGCCGAACAATCATCGCGATCTGATCGACATTCTGACGTCGAAGACGAATGTGTTCGTGCAGGACTTCGTGCCGGGCAAATCGGGCGGCACGACGATTCTTTGTCAGGGCGCGCCTGGACTCGGCAAGACGCTGACGGCGGAAGTCTATTCGGAAGTGGTCGGCAAGCCGCTGTATCGCGTGCATTCGGGGCAACTCGGCACGACGGCGGCGTCGGTCGGCGCGGCGCTGTCGGGCATCCTGCAACGCGCGACGCGCTGGGACGCGATCCTGCTGCTCGACGAAGCCGACGTCTATATTCGCCGCCGCGACAACGACCTCGAACACAACGCGATCGTCGCGGAATTTCTGCGCACGCTCGAGTACTTCAACGGCTTGCTGTTCATGACGACCAACCGCATCGACGATGTCGACGATGCGATCCTGTCGCGCTGCATCGCGAAGATTCACTACGAAACGCCGCCGCGCATCGACGCGATGCGTTTGTGGAAGCTGCTCGCCGAACAGCTGGGCGCCGATCTTTCCGACGATCTGATCGACGCCCTCACGAACGCGTGGCCACAAGCGAGCGGGCGAGACATCAAGGAACTGCTGAAGCTGACCACGCGCTACTGCCGCGCCAAGGAGATTCCGCTCTCGGAAGACGCGTTCAGAATCTGCGCGTCGTTTCGCGGACACGCGTAA